One genomic segment of Rhinolophus sinicus isolate RSC01 linkage group LG11, ASM3656204v1, whole genome shotgun sequence includes these proteins:
- the URI1 gene encoding unconventional prefoldin RPB5 interactor 1 has translation MEAPPDPGPHASASASASAAAPLRAPEVARLREEQEKVVTSCQEKIQHWKKVDNDYNALQERLSTLPDKLSYNIMVPFGPFAFMPGKLVHTNEVTVLLGDNWFAKCSAKQAVGLVEHRKEHVRKTIDDLKKVMNNFESRVEFTEDLQKMSDAAGDIVDIREEIKSDFEFKAKHRIAHKPHSKPKTSDIFEADFANDVQSKDLLADKELWARLEELERQEELLGELDSKPDAAIANGGDATSSEEEKEDHNIHGTVGNEGADSGAPSSRSRVAAEPELLRAPVTSQHKCSVNGSEACHSDEDDAGGGDDSENVRDALGVGDTSVPTIYFSHTVEPKRVRINTGKNTTLKFSEKKEEAKRKRKNSSGGGHCSQELPTIRTPADIYRVFVDLVNGEYVPRKSILKSRSREDSVCSDTSESSAADLDDRRGLWRSISCEEATHSDTSESILEEEQQENHQKKLSPVTGTPEAFSGTVIEKEFLSPSAPHPAGAHPVLPTIPERREVLSEVSGESTKRVSKFKAARLQQKS, from the exons GAAGAAGGTAGATAATGATTACAATGCCCTTCAAGAAAGACTCAGCACCTTGCCCGATAAGCTGTCTTACAACATCATG gtacCATTTGGCCCCTTTGCCTTCATGCCAGGAAAACTTGTCCATACTAATGAAGTCACTGTTTTACTTGGGGACAATTGGTTTGCAAAGTGCTCAGCAAAGCAGGCCGTGGGCTTAGTTGAGCACCGGAAAGAAC ACGTAAGGAAAACaatagatgatttaaaaaaagtgatGAACAATTTTGAATCCAGAGTTGAATTTACAGAAGATTTGCAGAAAATGAGTGAT gCTGCAGGTGATATTGTTGACataagagaagaaattaaaagtgacTTCGAATTTAAAG caaagcaCCGAATTGCTCATAAACCTCACTCCAAACCCAAAACTTCAGATATTTTTGAAGCAGATTTTGCAAATGATGTACAATCCAAGGATTTGCTTGCTGACAAGGAGCTGTGGGCTCGACTTGAAGAACTGGAGAGACAAGAAGAATTGCTGGGCGAGCTTGACAG taAGCCTGATGCTGCGATTGCAAATGGAGGAGATGCAACATCTTctgaagaggagaaggaggatcACAACATACATGGGACTGTGGGGAATGAAGGAGCAGACTCCGGTGCTCCCAGCAGTCGTTCCAGGGTCGCTGCAGAGCCAGAGCTGCTCAGGGCTCCCGTGACCAGTCAGCACAAGTGTTCAGTGAATGGCTCGGAGGCCTGCCACAGTGATGAAGATGATGCTGGTGGTGGCGATGACAGCGAAAATGTCCGTGATGCTCTAGGGGTTGGAGATACTTCTGTACcaacaatatatttttctcatactGTTGAGCCTAAGAGG GTCCGAATAAATACTGGAAAAAATACCActttaaaattcagtgaaaagaaagaagaagccaAACGTAAACGGAAAAACAGCTCAGGCGGTGGTCACTGTTCCCAGGAGCTGCCCACCATCAGGACTCCTGCCGACATTTACAG AGTTTTTGTTGATCTTGTGAACGGAGAATATGTCCCTCGGAAGTCCATCCTGAAGTCTCGCAGCAGAGAGGACAGTGTCTGCAGTGACACCAGTGAGAGCAGTGCCGCCGACCTCGATGACCGACGTGGGCTTTGGAGGAGTATCAGCTGTGAAGAGGCCACTCACAGCGACACCAGTGAGAGCATTTTGGAAGAGGAACAGCAAGAAAATCATCAAAAGAAACTTTCACCAGTAACTGGAACACCTGAG GCTTTTTCTGGAACTGTGATAGAAAAAGAATTTCTGTCGCCCTCAGCACCGCACCCAGCGGGGGCTCATCCTGTGCTGCCCACCATTCCAGAACGCAGAGAAGTCCTGTCAGAAGTGTCAGGAGAAAGTACAAAGAGGGTTTCAAAGTTCAAAGCTGCCAGACTGCAGCAGAAAAGCTAG